A genomic window from Paraburkholderia phytofirmans OLGA172 includes:
- a CDS encoding VTT domain-containing protein — MVEFPSSAVSTWGGAFVFVNVLLTRLGVPIPAVPVLLFAGSAIAAGTLSFWPILFAAVLGALIGDGTWFAAGRIYGRKLIAALSRISPAVDSRVDMARSLFERFGVPLVSISKFVPGLGLITPPLMGTTAVDSRIYAVWDLAGALAWATFWLLGGAAAERQLHMLLAFVRARGGTVIDILLAAALTYLLYRLLQRRRERRRCADAAGASASQATPGGWRHITPPKVLDARPPASASEALCPFPGVLTLDPHSPEQVDSALLAYDMVIYCICPDSATAVEITQRMRQNGYTRIRALRGGLDAWQKRGFAVEPLSPTDESTTAKRTPETYGEASGAVTLRGFAPRRRKSAWASP; from the coding sequence TTGGTAGAGTTTCCGTCGTCGGCGGTTTCAACCTGGGGCGGCGCGTTCGTCTTCGTCAACGTCCTGTTGACGCGCCTCGGCGTGCCGATTCCTGCGGTCCCCGTGCTGCTCTTCGCGGGCTCCGCGATTGCCGCCGGCACCCTGTCTTTCTGGCCGATCCTGTTCGCCGCCGTACTCGGCGCGCTCATCGGCGACGGCACATGGTTCGCCGCCGGCCGCATCTACGGACGCAAATTGATCGCCGCCTTGAGCCGGATCTCCCCGGCGGTCGATTCCAGGGTCGACATGGCTCGCTCGCTATTCGAGCGCTTCGGCGTGCCGCTCGTGTCGATCTCGAAGTTCGTCCCTGGACTCGGACTCATCACGCCGCCGCTCATGGGCACGACCGCCGTGGATAGCCGCATCTACGCGGTGTGGGACCTTGCCGGCGCGCTGGCGTGGGCCACCTTCTGGCTACTCGGCGGCGCCGCGGCGGAACGGCAATTGCATATGCTGCTCGCCTTCGTCAGAGCGCGCGGCGGCACGGTGATCGACATCCTGCTGGCCGCCGCGTTGACCTATCTGCTGTACCGCCTGCTGCAGCGACGCCGCGAACGGCGCCGTTGCGCCGACGCCGCCGGCGCGAGCGCGTCGCAAGCGACGCCCGGCGGATGGCGCCACATCACGCCCCCCAAGGTCCTGGATGCCCGCCCACCCGCATCGGCCAGTGAAGCGCTGTGCCCTTTTCCCGGCGTGCTGACGCTCGACCCGCACTCGCCTGAACAGGTCGACAGTGCGCTGCTCGCCTACGACATGGTGATTTACTGCATTTGCCCGGACAGCGCGACCGCCGTGGAGATCACGCAACGGATGCGCCAGAACGGCTACACGCGAATTCGCGCGCTGAGGGGCGGCCTCGACGCCTGGCAAAAGCGCGGGTTTGCGGTCGAACCTCTCTCGCCGACGGACGAATCGACCACCGCCAAACGCACGCCGGAGACTTACGGCGAAGCAAGCGGCGCGGTGACGCTGCGCGGGTTCGCCCCTCGGCGCAGAAAAAGCGCCTGGGCAAGTCCCTGA
- the ggt gene encoding gamma-glutamyltransferase: MKLFHNAKSSVSGLALVALVSVSSGFLEVTPAFAKAPAKAQPAILTASAIAVADKYSADAAEQIFKEGGNAVDAAVAIAFTLAVTYPEAGNIGGGGFMTLYVDGKPYFLDYRERAPLAATKNMYLDDKGEVIKDMSLFGYRAVGVPGTVDGMWQAQRRFGKLKWKQVLAPAIHYARDGFEVSEQLQQRRDDAAKDFAGKTNFDTYFGNLKQGVNFKQPDLAAVLQRISDQGAKDFYQGKTADLIAASMRGHGLITKADLQQYKAVWRHPIQANWNGYRVITAPPPSSGGIGLVQLLKMKADIAPDFKDVRLNSAQYVHLIAEIEKRVFADRAQYLGDPDFYKVPVAQLTDDAYIAKRAAEVNPNTPSDTKSVQPGLGTTMPEKAETTHFSVIDKWGNAVSNTYTINGYFGSGVVADRTGIVLNDEMDDFSAKPGVANMFGVVGSDANSIAPKKRPLSSMSPTILTKDGKVSLVIGTPGGSRIFTSIFQVINNIYDFNMPLPEAVGAMRFHHQLLPPNTIFWEPYKPIDGELAKQIEAKGYTLKGQDFSGDIQAIKVNGDTPEAAADPRGRGVTRVIQ; encoded by the coding sequence ATGAAGTTGTTTCACAACGCCAAGTCGTCCGTTAGCGGACTTGCGCTAGTCGCACTCGTCTCTGTTTCAAGCGGTTTTCTCGAAGTCACCCCGGCCTTTGCTAAAGCGCCCGCGAAAGCGCAACCGGCAATTCTCACGGCGTCCGCCATTGCGGTCGCCGACAAGTACAGCGCCGATGCCGCAGAACAGATTTTCAAGGAAGGCGGCAACGCCGTCGACGCGGCAGTCGCGATTGCCTTTACGCTTGCCGTGACGTATCCGGAAGCGGGCAATATCGGCGGCGGCGGTTTCATGACGCTGTATGTCGACGGCAAGCCGTACTTCCTCGACTATCGCGAGCGCGCGCCACTGGCTGCGACGAAGAACATGTACCTCGACGACAAGGGCGAGGTCATCAAGGACATGAGTCTGTTCGGTTATCGCGCGGTGGGCGTGCCGGGCACCGTCGACGGCATGTGGCAAGCGCAGCGCCGCTTCGGCAAGCTCAAATGGAAGCAGGTGCTCGCACCGGCCATTCATTACGCACGCGACGGCTTCGAGGTCAGCGAGCAATTGCAGCAACGCCGCGACGACGCCGCGAAAGACTTTGCCGGCAAGACCAACTTCGATACCTACTTTGGCAACCTGAAGCAGGGCGTCAACTTCAAGCAACCGGATCTCGCCGCCGTGCTGCAACGCATTTCGGATCAGGGCGCGAAAGACTTCTACCAGGGCAAGACGGCTGATCTGATCGCGGCGTCCATGCGCGGTCACGGTCTGATTACGAAGGCCGATCTGCAGCAGTACAAGGCGGTGTGGCGTCATCCGATCCAGGCCAACTGGAACGGCTATCGCGTGATTACCGCGCCACCCCCGAGCTCGGGCGGTATCGGTCTCGTGCAGTTGTTGAAGATGAAGGCCGACATTGCGCCCGACTTCAAGGACGTCAGGCTTAACTCCGCGCAATACGTGCACCTGATCGCTGAAATCGAGAAGCGCGTGTTCGCCGATCGTGCGCAGTATCTCGGCGATCCGGATTTCTACAAGGTGCCGGTCGCGCAACTGACCGACGACGCATACATCGCCAAGCGTGCCGCGGAAGTGAACCCGAATACGCCGTCGGATACGAAGAGCGTGCAGCCGGGTCTGGGCACAACGATGCCGGAGAAAGCGGAAACCACGCACTTCTCGGTGATCGACAAGTGGGGTAACGCCGTGTCGAACACGTACACCATCAACGGCTACTTTGGCTCGGGGGTGGTGGCGGATCGCACGGGCATCGTGCTGAACGACGAGATGGACGACTTCTCCGCGAAGCCGGGTGTCGCGAACATGTTTGGTGTGGTGGGCAGCGACGCGAATTCGATTGCACCGAAGAAGCGCCCGTTGTCGTCGATGAGCCCGACGATTCTGACGAAGGACGGCAAGGTGTCGCTCGTGATCGGCACGCCCGGTGGCTCGCGCATCTTCACGTCGATCTTCCAGGTGATCAACAACATCTACGACTTCAACATGCCGTTGCCGGAAGCTGTCGGCGCGATGCGCTTCCATCACCAGCTGTTGCCGCCGAACACGATTTTCTGGGAGCCGTACAAGCCGATCGACGGCGAGCTCGCCAAGCAGATCGAAGCCAAGGGCTACACGCTGAAGGGGCAGGATTTCAGCGGCGACATCCAGGCGATCAAGGTCAATGGCGATACGCCGGAAGCCGCAGCCGATCCGCGCGGCCGTGGTGTCACGCGGGTGATTCAGTGA
- a CDS encoding inorganic phosphate transporter: MPELSYPQPGAASGKGRNIGLIIFLVVIAIGAAYCAMHLADDLQPVREASFLPYLLLGIALVIALGFEFVNGFHDTANAVATVIYTHSLAPNIAVVWSGGWNFLGVLTSTGAVAFGILQLLPVELILQVGSSAGFAMVFALLIAAIIWNLGTWYFGLPSSSSHTLIGSIIGVGLMNQLMHGANGTSGVDWNQALGVGKSLLLSPLVGFLASALLLLILKAVVRVPALYAEPKGKEPPPFWIRALLILTCTGVSFAHGSNDGQKGMGLIMLILIGTVPTAYALNKAVTPAETQTYLAVAQQASATFAKYAQGAAPSTDPRADVEAYVRTRQLTPATLPALQQLTDMIGRQVTESGSIATVPQSIVDNVRNNMYVASEAIRLMEKTKQPAFAPADAKAIDNFKVQTDHATKFIPTWVKVAVAIALGLGTMVGWKRIVVTVGEKIGKQHLTYGQGASAEVVAMLTIGAADMYGLPVSTTHVLSSGVAGTMAANGSGLQWGTVRSLILAWVLTLPVSIALAGGLYWFFRLVF; encoded by the coding sequence ATGCCGGAACTTTCGTACCCACAACCGGGCGCTGCAAGTGGAAAGGGACGCAATATTGGCCTGATCATCTTCCTCGTTGTGATTGCGATCGGCGCTGCTTATTGCGCCATGCATCTGGCGGACGATCTGCAACCGGTTCGCGAAGCCTCGTTTTTGCCCTACCTGCTGCTCGGCATTGCGCTCGTGATCGCGCTCGGCTTCGAATTCGTCAACGGCTTTCATGACACGGCCAACGCTGTCGCCACGGTGATCTACACGCATTCGCTTGCGCCGAACATTGCGGTGGTCTGGTCAGGGGGATGGAATTTCCTCGGTGTGCTTACTTCAACGGGCGCGGTCGCGTTCGGCATTCTGCAACTCCTGCCCGTCGAATTGATTCTGCAAGTGGGCAGCAGCGCGGGCTTTGCGATGGTCTTCGCACTGTTGATCGCGGCGATCATCTGGAATCTGGGCACCTGGTATTTCGGACTGCCGTCCTCGAGCTCGCATACGCTGATCGGTTCGATCATCGGCGTCGGCCTGATGAATCAACTGATGCACGGCGCGAACGGCACGAGCGGCGTGGACTGGAATCAGGCGCTCGGCGTGGGCAAGTCGTTACTGTTGTCGCCACTGGTCGGCTTTCTTGCTTCCGCCTTGCTGCTGTTGATCCTCAAGGCCGTGGTACGCGTTCCCGCGTTGTATGCGGAGCCGAAGGGGAAGGAGCCGCCGCCGTTCTGGATTCGCGCCCTGCTGATTCTGACCTGTACGGGCGTTTCGTTCGCGCACGGTTCGAACGACGGGCAGAAAGGCATGGGTCTCATCATGCTGATCCTGATCGGCACGGTGCCGACGGCCTACGCGCTGAACAAGGCGGTCACGCCGGCGGAAACGCAGACCTACCTCGCGGTCGCGCAACAGGCCTCGGCCACGTTCGCCAAGTACGCCCAGGGCGCGGCGCCGTCCACCGATCCGCGCGCCGATGTCGAAGCGTACGTGCGCACGCGCCAGTTGACGCCCGCCACATTGCCGGCCTTGCAGCAACTGACCGATATGATCGGCAGGCAGGTCACCGAGTCCGGATCGATAGCAACTGTGCCGCAAAGCATCGTCGATAACGTGCGCAACAACATGTATGTTGCGTCCGAAGCTATTCGCCTGATGGAGAAGACCAAACAGCCGGCCTTCGCACCGGCAGACGCCAAGGCCATCGACAACTTCAAGGTGCAAACCGATCACGCCACCAAGTTCATCCCGACGTGGGTCAAGGTCGCCGTGGCCATCGCCTTGGGTCTCGGCACGATGGTCGGCTGGAAGCGCATCGTCGTCACAGTCGGCGAGAAGATCGGCAAGCAGCATCTGACCTATGGACAGGGTGCGTCGGCTGAAGTGGTGGCGATGTTGACGATCGGCGCGGCCGACATGTACGGCTTGCCGGTCTCGACAACGCACGTGCTGTCGTCCGGCGTGGCCGGCACCATGGCGGCTAACGGCTCCGGCTTGCAATGGGGCACCGTGCGCAGCCTGATCCTCGCGTGGGTGCTGACGCTGCCGGTTTCAATCGCGCTGGCAGGGGGCTTGTACTGGTTCTTCAGGCTGGTGTTCTGA
- a CDS encoding MFS transporter, which yields MPLALGTFIVPLIVACAMFMENVDGTVIVTSLPVLARDLGQDPITLKLAVTAYVIGLGVFIPICGWVADRFGSRTVFRTAIGIFMAGSLMCAASTSLGTFVVARFVQGIGGAMMVPVGRIIIFRSVPKSDFIRAVNYLTVPALLGPVVGPPLGGFITTYLHWRLIFFINIPIGLLGIWLANKHIANVREAHPGRLDWTGFALSASGASLFMLGLSLVGGELVPNTVSVSMCVIGVVLLAMYVLYANRVELPVLDLRLLRIPSFHASVVGGSLFRIGLGAVPFLLPLALQEGLGMTAFKSGSITCASAFGSIFMKAAASRILGRFGFRTVLMFNAGCAGLAIAVYGLFFPGTPHWLIWCVVLFGGFFPSLQFTSLNTLAYADIPSRDVGRATSVASVIQQISLGLGVTIAGIVLQISHNVQGHSSIVFSDFWPAFLVVGLFSFLSIPVTARLPQGAGDEIARGSRGNA from the coding sequence ATGCCTCTCGCTTTAGGCACTTTTATTGTTCCGCTGATCGTCGCGTGTGCCATGTTCATGGAAAACGTGGACGGCACGGTCATCGTGACGTCGCTGCCAGTTCTGGCGCGCGACCTTGGCCAGGACCCCATCACCCTCAAGCTTGCCGTGACGGCTTATGTCATCGGCCTCGGTGTCTTCATTCCCATTTGCGGCTGGGTCGCCGACCGCTTCGGTTCGCGCACGGTGTTTCGCACGGCAATCGGCATCTTCATGGCGGGCTCGCTGATGTGCGCGGCGTCCACTTCGCTCGGCACCTTCGTGGTTGCTCGCTTCGTGCAAGGCATCGGCGGCGCGATGATGGTGCCGGTGGGTCGCATCATTATTTTTCGTTCGGTGCCCAAGTCGGACTTCATCCGCGCCGTCAACTATCTGACGGTGCCTGCGCTGCTCGGTCCCGTGGTCGGGCCGCCGCTCGGCGGTTTCATTACGACCTATCTGCACTGGCGCCTGATCTTCTTCATCAACATTCCGATTGGCCTGCTGGGCATCTGGCTCGCGAACAAGCACATTGCCAACGTGCGCGAAGCGCATCCCGGCCGGCTCGACTGGACCGGTTTCGCGTTGTCGGCGAGCGGGGCGTCACTATTCATGCTGGGGCTCTCGCTGGTAGGCGGCGAACTCGTCCCCAACACGGTATCGGTCAGCATGTGCGTGATCGGCGTGGTGCTGCTCGCGATGTACGTGCTGTACGCGAACCGCGTCGAGTTGCCGGTGCTCGATTTGCGGCTGTTGCGCATTCCGAGTTTTCACGCGAGCGTGGTGGGCGGCTCGCTGTTTCGCATCGGCCTCGGCGCGGTGCCGTTTCTGTTGCCGCTTGCATTGCAGGAGGGACTTGGCATGACGGCGTTCAAGTCGGGGTCGATCACCTGCGCGTCCGCGTTCGGCTCGATTTTCATGAAGGCGGCCGCGTCGCGCATTCTCGGCCGTTTCGGTTTCCGCACGGTGCTGATGTTCAACGCGGGCTGCGCGGGCCTCGCGATCGCTGTCTACGGGTTGTTCTTTCCCGGCACGCCGCACTGGCTGATCTGGTGTGTGGTGCTGTTCGGCGGCTTCTTCCCGTCGTTGCAGTTCACCTCGTTGAATACCTTGGCGTATGCGGATATTCCGAGCCGCGACGTCGGCCGTGCGACGAGTGTCGCGAGCGTGATCCAGCAGATTTCGTTGGGGCTCGGCGTGACGATCGCCGGCATCGTGCTGCAAATCTCGCATAACGTGCAGGGTCATTCGAGCATCGTGTTCTCCGACTTCTGGCCGGCGTTCCTCGTGGTCGGCCTGTTCTCGTTCCTGTCGATTCCGGTGACCGCGCGCTTGCCGCAAGGCGCCGGCGATGAAATCGCACGCGGCAGCAGAGGGAATGCTTGA
- a CDS encoding CHAD domain-containing protein has translation MKGASRKIDKRASDSKPSGAESSAETAFVSYASPLVDEAIEHANAVREDASPETLHKLRVSLRRLRSLWWAFEPLLDKGENTRQRALFKYLATAAGKTRDWDILIELIAQHERVAREMTPMLEEARGGALATSRETLSNADVKHLLQDALTSASKELNTAHERVPLQAFVDRRVAASERSLKKRIKRASHAKRSDYTAFHEVRKAGKKVRYLLEFFEPVLSGSHKRVLKRLKQIQKRFGTLNDIVASEMLLRDNLGLLAGSGDTGAALDWLRKERKRRMRAAAGLLRKL, from the coding sequence ATGAAGGGAGCAAGCCGGAAAATCGACAAACGGGCTTCGGATAGCAAGCCGTCCGGCGCTGAGTCCTCGGCGGAGACGGCCTTCGTGTCGTACGCGTCGCCCCTTGTCGACGAGGCCATCGAACACGCCAATGCGGTGCGCGAAGACGCGTCGCCCGAAACGCTGCACAAACTGCGGGTGTCGCTGCGGCGGTTGCGCTCATTGTGGTGGGCGTTCGAACCCTTGCTGGACAAAGGTGAGAACACGCGCCAACGGGCGCTGTTCAAGTATCTGGCGACGGCAGCCGGCAAGACGCGCGATTGGGACATTCTGATCGAACTGATTGCCCAGCACGAGCGCGTGGCGCGCGAGATGACACCGATGCTTGAGGAGGCGCGCGGCGGCGCGTTGGCGACGAGCCGTGAAACGCTTTCGAACGCGGACGTCAAACATCTGCTGCAAGACGCCCTGACCAGTGCCAGTAAGGAATTGAACACGGCCCATGAGCGCGTGCCGCTGCAAGCGTTCGTCGATCGGCGCGTGGCCGCTTCTGAACGTTCGCTGAAAAAGCGCATAAAACGCGCGTCTCACGCAAAGCGCTCCGACTACACCGCGTTTCATGAAGTCAGAAAGGCGGGAAAAAAAGTGCGCTATCTGCTCGAGTTTTTCGAGCCGGTGCTGAGCGGTAGCCACAAACGTGTCCTGAAGCGGTTAAAGCAGATTCAGAAGCGTTTCGGTACGCTGAACGATATTGTCGCGAGCGAGATGCTGCTGCGCGACAACCTGGGCTTGCTAGCCGGATCCGGCGACACCGGTGCAGCGCTTGATTGGCTCAGGAAGGAGCGCAAACGGCGGATGCGTGCGGCAGCGGGACTGCTGCGCAAACTGTGA
- a CDS encoding VOC family protein codes for MNSPATSAAASASSGAPTDPTDPGEPHIESLSAITLATRDMPRAVLFYEALGFPIKFGGSHEAFTSFAFGGSYLNLIVDTRAPVNWWGRVIIYVSDVDALYRKALAAGLTPSLEPSDAPWGERYFHISDPDGHELSFAKPLR; via the coding sequence ATGAACTCACCCGCCACCTCAGCCGCAGCCTCTGCCTCGTCGGGCGCGCCGACCGACCCGACTGACCCGGGCGAGCCGCACATCGAGTCGCTCAGCGCCATCACGCTCGCCACCCGCGACATGCCGCGCGCAGTGCTGTTTTACGAAGCGCTTGGTTTTCCGATCAAATTCGGCGGTTCGCACGAAGCGTTTACGTCGTTTGCATTCGGCGGTTCGTATCTGAACCTGATCGTCGATACGCGCGCCCCAGTCAACTGGTGGGGCCGCGTGATCATTTATGTCTCGGACGTCGATGCGCTCTACCGGAAGGCGCTGGCGGCGGGTTTGACGCCGTCGCTCGAACCGTCCGATGCGCCTTGGGGCGAGCGCTATTTCCACATTAGCGATCCCGACGGTCACGAACTCAGCTTTGCGAAGCCATTGCGTTAG
- the folE gene encoding GTP cyclohydrolase I FolE, with protein MASSKPKKIKPAAAVGRPSREEAEAAVRVLLRWAGDDPEREGLIDTPARVVRSYEEFYAGYQVDPREILARTFSEVDGYDEMIVLKDIRFESYCEHHMVPIIGRAHVAYLPGHRVVGISKLARLVDAFAKRLQIQEKMTVQIADTLNDVLQPEGVGVILEAAHQCMSTRGVHKAGVTMVTSRMLGTFRTDPSTRREFLSIVGNPGVVAVANT; from the coding sequence ATGGCCAGCAGCAAACCCAAGAAAATCAAACCCGCGGCCGCGGTAGGCCGCCCCAGCCGCGAGGAAGCCGAAGCAGCCGTACGCGTGCTGCTGCGTTGGGCCGGCGACGATCCCGAGCGCGAAGGCCTGATCGATACGCCAGCGCGCGTGGTGCGCTCCTATGAGGAGTTCTACGCGGGTTATCAGGTCGATCCGCGCGAGATCCTCGCCCGCACCTTCTCCGAGGTGGACGGCTACGACGAAATGATCGTGCTGAAAGATATCCGCTTCGAAAGCTATTGCGAACACCACATGGTGCCGATCATCGGGCGGGCGCACGTCGCGTATCTCCCTGGGCATCGGGTGGTCGGCATTTCGAAGCTGGCGCGACTCGTCGATGCATTCGCCAAGCGTCTGCAGATCCAGGAAAAGATGACCGTGCAAATCGCCGATACGTTGAACGACGTGCTGCAACCAGAGGGCGTCGGCGTGATTCTCGAAGCGGCGCATCAATGCATGTCCACACGGGGCGTGCACAAGGCCGGTGTCACGATGGTCACCTCGCGCATGCTGGGCACGTTCCGTACCGATCCGTCGACGCGCCGCGAGTTTTTGTCGATCGTGGGCAATCCTGGTGTAGTGGCGGTCGCCAATACCTGA
- a CDS encoding S1C family serine protease yields MGSRPRFIDDLPRAASNAPGPDPLNALSDDALLDAYSRTVIGALERVQQAVAFVSVERRLPGAPSGRESRGARGGTGSGFLFTPDGYLLTNSHVVHGATHIKVTLADGAKFDADLVGDDPGSDLAVLRIGSPEPLPHVELGESSKLRAGQIAIAVGNPLGLAQTVTTGVVSALGRSLRSNSGRMIYDVIQTDAALNPGNSGGPLINSAGQVIGVNTAIIPGAQAICFATAIDTAKWVIMQIFAHGRVRRAYIGVAGTTRPLSRRVQRYFALSSESGVHVMEIVKGSPAALGGLRTDDTIVAIDALAVQDVDSLQRTLDASRIDKPVNVTVLRGAQRLELTLTPVEQTS; encoded by the coding sequence ATGGGAAGCCGTCCACGCTTCATCGATGACCTGCCGCGCGCCGCATCCAACGCCCCCGGGCCCGATCCACTCAACGCTTTATCCGACGACGCTCTGCTCGACGCCTATTCCCGCACCGTAATCGGCGCGCTGGAACGCGTACAGCAGGCGGTCGCCTTCGTTTCAGTCGAACGCCGGCTGCCCGGCGCCCCCTCCGGGCGCGAGAGCCGCGGCGCGCGCGGCGGCACCGGCTCGGGTTTTCTGTTCACGCCCGACGGCTATTTGCTCACCAACAGCCACGTCGTGCATGGCGCCACGCACATCAAGGTGACGCTCGCCGACGGCGCGAAATTCGACGCCGATCTGGTCGGCGACGATCCCGGCAGCGATCTCGCCGTGCTGCGCATCGGCTCGCCGGAGCCGTTGCCGCACGTCGAACTCGGCGAATCGTCGAAGCTGCGGGCCGGCCAGATTGCGATCGCGGTCGGCAATCCGCTCGGCCTCGCGCAAACCGTGACGACTGGCGTGGTCTCGGCGCTTGGCCGTTCGCTGCGTTCGAATTCGGGCCGCATGATCTACGACGTAATTCAGACGGATGCCGCGCTCAATCCCGGCAATTCGGGCGGCCCGCTGATCAATTCGGCCGGTCAGGTGATCGGCGTGAACACCGCGATCATTCCCGGCGCGCAGGCGATCTGCTTCGCCACCGCGATCGATACGGCCAAGTGGGTCATCATGCAGATCTTCGCGCACGGCCGCGTGCGGCGCGCGTACATCGGCGTGGCCGGCACCACGAGGCCGCTGTCGCGCCGCGTGCAGCGCTATTTCGCGCTGAGTTCGGAAAGCGGCGTACACGTCATGGAAATCGTCAAAGGCAGCCCGGCCGCGCTCGGCGGTCTGCGCACCGACGACACGATCGTCGCGATTGATGCGCTTGCCGTCCAAGACGTCGATAGCCTGCAACGCACGCTCGACGCCTCGCGTATCGACAAGCCGGTCAACGTGACCGTGCTGCGTGGTGCGCAACGGCTCGAATTGACCTTGACGCCGGTCGAGCAGACAAGCTGA
- the ppk2 gene encoding polyphosphate kinase 2 — translation MKELDPRPEAEVMAERQRRFEEDLIDAYDEELEMEVDDRIIDGAGGFTPELREARKVYFRELFRLQGELVKLQDWIVQTGHRLVVIFEGRDAAGKGGAIKRITQRLNPRVCRVAALPAPNNRERTQWYFQRYASHLPAGGEMVLFDRSWYNRAGVERVMNFCSDDEYEEFFRSVPEFEKMLVRSGVQILKYWFSITDEEQEIRFQNRIHDPLKQWKLSPMDLESRRRWEAYTQAKEVMLQRSHIPEAPWWVVQAVDKKRARLNCIHHLLSQVPYHEIEHPRVELPARVYHDEYSRQPVPPSMIVPEVY, via the coding sequence ATGAAAGAGCTGGATCCGAGACCCGAGGCCGAAGTCATGGCAGAGCGGCAACGCCGTTTCGAGGAAGACCTTATCGATGCGTACGACGAGGAGCTCGAAATGGAGGTCGACGACCGCATCATCGACGGTGCGGGAGGCTTCACGCCCGAGCTTCGCGAGGCGCGCAAAGTGTACTTCCGCGAGCTGTTCCGGTTGCAGGGCGAGCTCGTCAAACTGCAGGACTGGATCGTGCAGACCGGCCATCGCCTGGTGGTGATTTTCGAAGGGCGCGATGCGGCCGGCAAGGGCGGCGCGATCAAACGCATCACGCAGCGGCTCAATCCGCGCGTGTGCCGCGTGGCGGCGTTGCCGGCGCCGAACAACCGCGAACGCACGCAATGGTATTTCCAGCGTTACGCGTCGCATCTGCCGGCCGGCGGCGAGATGGTGCTGTTCGACCGCAGCTGGTACAACCGCGCGGGTGTCGAACGTGTGATGAATTTTTGCAGCGACGACGAATACGAAGAATTTTTCCGCTCGGTTCCGGAATTCGAAAAGATGCTGGTGCGAAGCGGCGTGCAGATTCTCAAATACTGGTTTTCGATCACGGACGAAGAACAGGAGATCCGCTTTCAGAACCGCATCCACGATCCGCTGAAGCAGTGGAAGCTGAGCCCGATGGACCTGGAAAGCCGGCGCCGCTGGGAAGCCTATACGCAGGCGAAAGAAGTCATGCTGCAGCGCTCGCACATTCCCGAAGCGCCCTGGTGGGTCGTGCAGGCGGTCGACAAGAAACGCGCGCGCCTGAACTGCATTCACCATCTGCTGAGCCAGGTGCCGTATCACGAGATCGAGCACCCGCGTGTCGAATTGCCGGCACGGGTCTATCACGACGAATACAGCCGCCAGCCGGTGCCGCCGTCGATGATCGTGCCGGAAGTGTATTGA
- a CDS encoding NTP transferase domain-containing protein has protein sequence MRAIILAAGLGLRLQQPPQAQFPKCLLQFDGMSLLERHLQMLDAAGVTDVVLALGFQPESVQAELERINWPHKVETVLNPRYDLGSVLTVHTVAEALTRGGDVLLMDADVLYDERILSALVAGETINRLLIDRDFEAGDEPVKLCLKDGVPVELRKQLAVNLAYDTIGESVGFFRFRQETAQRFTQIVAGYVDSGRANMPHEEAVRDLLLERSQVFDTADVTGLPWIEIDFPNDVARASTEILPQLQPLVSASR, from the coding sequence ATGCGTGCCATCATCCTCGCAGCGGGCCTCGGCCTGCGTCTCCAGCAACCGCCGCAGGCACAGTTTCCGAAGTGCCTGTTGCAGTTCGACGGTATGAGCCTGCTCGAACGGCATCTGCAAATGCTTGACGCTGCCGGCGTGACTGATGTCGTGCTGGCGCTCGGTTTTCAGCCGGAATCGGTGCAGGCGGAACTGGAGCGGATCAACTGGCCGCATAAGGTGGAAACCGTCCTGAACCCGCGTTACGACCTGGGCAGCGTGCTGACGGTGCACACGGTGGCCGAGGCGCTGACGCGCGGCGGCGACGTGCTGTTGATGGACGCCGACGTGCTTTACGATGAGCGCATTCTGAGCGCGCTGGTGGCGGGCGAGACGATCAACCGTCTGCTGATCGACCGTGATTTCGAAGCGGGCGACGAGCCCGTCAAGCTCTGCCTGAAAGACGGCGTGCCGGTCGAATTGCGCAAGCAGCTCGCCGTCAATCTCGCGTACGACACCATTGGTGAATCGGTCGGCTTCTTCCGCTTCCGCCAGGAAACCGCGCAACGTTTCACGCAGATCGTCGCGGGCTACGTGGATAGCGGCCGGGCCAACATGCCGCACGAAGAAGCGGTGCGCGACCTGTTGCTGGAGCGCAGCCAGGTGTTCGACACGGCCGACGTGACCGGCTTGCCGTGGATCGAGATCGACTTCCCGAACGACGTCGCTCGCGCCAGCACCGAGATCCTGCCGCAGCTGCAACCGCTGGTCAGCGCCTCGCGCTAA